In Pseudorasbora parva isolate DD20220531a chromosome 9, ASM2467924v1, whole genome shotgun sequence, the following proteins share a genomic window:
- the foxl2b gene encoding forkhead box protein L2b, with translation MASYHSLDDDAMALMVHDTNLAVKKEEFEKDEPVQSEPSSEKADPSQKPPYSYVALIAMAIRESSEKRLTLSGIYQYIITKFPFYEKNKKGWQNSIRHNLSLNECFIKVPREGGGERKGNYWTLDPACEDMFEKGNYRRRRRMKRPFRPPVAHFQPGKSLFGGDGYGSYLPAPKYLQSGFMNNSWPLAQPPPSMSYASCQMDNGNMSAMNVKGLSAPSYNPYSRMQAMGLPNMMNSYHQHQPQPQQPTPVPSNSAAALQFTCSRQPAELYSYWDHEAKTSTLHSRIDI, from the coding sequence ATGGCATCTTACCATAGCTTGGATGATGACGCAATGGCTTTGATGGTCCACGACACCAACCTCGCGGTGAAGAAAGAAGAGTTCGAGAAGGACGAGCCGGTCCAATCCGAGCCGAGTTCGGAGAAAGCGGACCCGTCCCAAAAGCCACCGTACTCGTACGTGGCTCTGATCGCGATGGCCATCCGAGAGAGCTCGGAGAAGAGACTGACCCTCTCCGGCATCTACCAGTACATTATCACCAAGTTTCCTTTCTATGAGAAGAATAAGAAGGGCTGGCAGAATAGCATCCGACACAATCTGAGTCTCAACGAGTGCTTTATTAAAGTTCCCCGGGAAGGCGGAGGCGAGCGTAAGGGCAACTATTGGACCCTTGACCCGGCTTGCGAGGACATGTTCGAGAAGGGAAACTACCGGCGTCGAAGGCGCATGAAGCGGCCGTTTAGACCGCCCGTGGCTCACTTCCAACCGGGTAAGTCTCTCTTCGGCGGGGACGGATACGGCAGCTACCTACCCGCCCCAAAATACCTCCAGTCCGGCTTCATGAACAACAGCTGGCCGCTCGCACAGCCTCCACCTTCGATGAGCTACGCGTCCTGCCAAATGGACAATGGCAATATGAGTGCCATGAATGTGAAAGGACTTTCGGCACCGTCGTACAACCCGTACAGCCGAATGCAAGCCATGGGCCTGCCGAATATGATGAACTCGTACCACCAGCACCAGCCGCAGCCGCAACAGCCCACGCCGGTTCCGTCCAACAGCGCGGCGGCCTTGCAGTTCACCTGCTCCCGCCAGCCGGCCGAGCTCTACTCGTACTGGGACCACGAGGCCAAAACCTCCACGTTACATTCGCGGATTGACATTTAA